A region of Lycium barbarum isolate Lr01 chromosome 1, ASM1917538v2, whole genome shotgun sequence DNA encodes the following proteins:
- the LOC132641530 gene encoding amino acid permease 3-like, translating to MTMTDKGHQVFDVSLNVYGESKCFDDDGRLKRTGSVWTASAHIITAVIGSGVLSLAWATAQLGWVAGPTVLLLFSFVTYYTSALLADCYRTGDQVSGKRNYTYMDAVRANLGGFQVKICGVIQYVNLFGVAIGYTIAASISMMAVKRSDCFHKHGHHAACNVSSTPYMIMFGVMEIIFSQIPDFDQISWLSIVAAVMSFTYSTIGLGLGVAQVAEAGKIEGSLTGISVGTEVSEMQKIWRSFQALGAIAFAYSYSLILIEIQDTLKSPPAEAKTMKRATLISVAVTTVFYMLCGCFGYAAFGDQSPGNLLTGFGFYNPYWLLDIANLAIVVHLVGAYQVYCQPLFAFVEKTAADWYPDSKIITKEIDIPIPACNKSFKLNLFRLVWRTIFVIITTVISMLMPFFNDVVGILGAFGFWPLTVYFPVEMYIVQKKVPKWSGRWICLQILSGCCLVISIAAAAGSFAGVVSDLKVYRPFKTPN from the exons ATGACG ATGACAGACAAAGGACACCAAGTATTTGATGTTTCCCTCAATGTCTATGGTGAATCCAAATGTTTTGATGATGATGGTCGTCTCAAAAGAACTG GGTCTGTTTGGACAGCAAGTGCCCACATAATTACAGCTGTGATTGGTTCTGGAGTTTTATCATTGGCTTGGGCAACTGCTCAGCTAGGATGGGTTGCTGGTCCAACTGTGTTGCTTTTATTTTCATTTGTTACATACTATACTTCAGCTTTGCTTGCCGATTGTTACCGTACTGGCGACCAAGTTTCTGGCAAGAGAAACTATACTTATATGGATGCTGTTCGAGCCAACCTTG GTGGTTTTCAGGTTAAGATTTGTGGGGTTATTCAGTATGTAAATCTTTTTGGAGTTGCAATTGGATACACCATTGCAGCTTCTATTAGCATGAT GGCTGTGAAAAGGTCTGATTGCTTCCATAAGCATGGTCACCATGCTGCTTGCAATGTTTCAAGCACTCCATACATGATCATGTTTGGTGTGATGGAAATCATATTCTCACAAATCCCAGATTTTGATCAGATTTCGTGGCTTTCTATTGTGGCTGCTGTTATGTCCTTCACTTACTCTACCATTGGTCTTGGTCTAGGAGTTGCCCAAGTTGCAG AAGCAGGAAAAATAGAAGGAAGTCTTACAGGGATTAGCGTTGGAACTGAAGTAAGTGAAATGCAGAAGATTTGGAGAAGCTTTCAAGCTcttggagctatagcttttgctTATTCTTACTCCCTCATCCTTATTGAGATTCAG GACACACTGAAATCACCACCAGCAGAAGCCAAGACAATGAAAAGGGCAACACTAATTAGTGTAGCAGTAACAACAGTTTTCTACATGCTTTGTGGCTGCTTTGGTTATGCAGCATTTGGAGACCAATCCCCTGGAAACCTACTAACCGGATTTGGATTCTACAACCCTTATTGGCTTCTCGATATCGCGAACTTGGCCATTGTTGTCCACCTAGTTGGTGCATACCAAGTTTACTGCCAACCCCTTTTCGCCTTTGTTGAAAAAACAGCAGCTGATTGGTACCCTGACAGCAAAATCATCACGAAAGAGATCGATATCCCAATCCCCGCATGTAATAAGTCGTTCAAGCTCAACCTTTTCCGTCTAGTTTGGAGGACCATTTTCGTGATCATTACAACAGTTATTTCTATGCTGATGCCTTTCTTTAACGACGTCGTTGGCATTCTTGGAGCTTTTGGATTTTGGCCTTTGACAGTATATTTCCCAGTGGAAATGTACATTGTGCAAAAGAAAGTTCCAAAATGGAGTGGAAGGTGGATTTGCCTTCAGATACTTAGTGGTTGCTGCCTTGTTATCTCAATTGCTGCAGCTGCTGGTTCATTTGCTGGAGTGGTTTCTGATTTAAAAGTTTACAGGCCTTTTAAGACGCCTAATTAA